Within Pseudomonas paeninsulae, the genomic segment TGATCATCGGCGGCCTGGCCGCCTATGTCGCCATCCCCAAGGAAGCCAACCCGGACGTCAGCATCCCGATCATCTATGTCTCGGTGGCATTGGAAGGCATCAGCCCGGAAGACGCCGAACGCCTGCTGGTGCGCCCGCTGGAGCAGGAGTTGCGCAGTCTCGAAGCGGTCAAGGAAATGCGCTCGATCGCCAACGAAGGCCGGGCCTCGGTGACCCTGGAGTTCGATGCCGGCTTCGACGCCAAGGCGGCTCTGGTCGATGTGCGCGAAAAAGTCGATACCGCGCGCAGCAAACTGCCGGAAGAAGCCGATGAACCAATAGTCACCGAAGTCAACGTGGCGCTGTTTCCGGTACTGTCGATCGGCCTGTCCGGGCCGATCGCCGAAGCGCAACTGGTGTATGTCGCCCGCCAATTAAAGGAAAACATCGAAGGCATCGCCGAGGTGCTCTCGGTGGAGATCGGCGGCGACCGCGAAGACCTGCTGGAAATCGTCGTCGATCCGCAGGTACTCGACAGCTACGGCATCGACTACACCGAGCTGTTCAGCCTGGTCAGCCGCAACAATCGCCTGGTTGCCGCCGGCAGCCTGGATACCGGCGCCGGGCGCATGAGCATGAAGGTGCCCGGGGTCATCGAGGACCTGCAGGATGTGCTGTCCATGCCGATCAAGGTGGTCGGCGACAGCGTGGTGACCTTTGGCGATGTCGCGACCATCCACCGCACCTTCAAGGATCCAACCGGCTTCGCCCGGATCAACGGCCAGCCGGCCATCGTCCTCGAAGTGGCCAAGCGCAGCGGCGCCAACATCATCGCCACCATCGAACAGGTCAAGTTGCTGATGGCCCAGGCCCAGCCGTTGCTGCCCGAAAGCCTGCACGTCAGCTACATCATGGATCAGTCGCAACAAGTCGAAAGCCTACTTGGCGACCTGCTCAACAACGTGATGACCGCCATCGTCCTGGTGCTGATTCTGGTGATCGCCAGCATGGGCCTGCGCTCGGCGCTGCTGGTCGGCCTGACCATTCCCGGCGCCTTCCTGACTGGCATCCTGCTGATCTGGACGCTCGGTTTCACCCTCAATATCGTGGTGCTGTTCAGCCTGATCCTGGTCGCCGGCATGCTGGTGGATGGCGCCATCGTGGTCTCCGAACTGGCCGACCGTAACCTGCACCAGGGCCAGAACCCGCGCCAGGCCTGGGCTAATGCGGCAACGCGAATGGCCTGGCCGGTGATCGCCTCCACCGCCACTACCCTGGTGGTATTCCTGCCGCTGTTGTTCTGGCCCGGGGTGGTCGGCCAGTTCATGAAATACCTGCCGGCCACGGTGATCGTCTGCCTGCTCGCCTCCCTGGCCATGGCCCTGGTGTTCCTGCCGGTGCTTGGCGCGGTGACCGGCGGGCGCCCGCAACCACTGCCGAGCACGCCCAGCCGTGGCGCCCAGGCCTACCGCAAACTGCTCGACAAACTCCTGCACCGGCCGGGCCTGACCCTGCTCGGCATACTCGCGCTGGTTGCCCTGATCTATGTCGGCTACGGCCGTTTCAACCATGGGGTGGAGTTCTTCCCCGAGGTCGAGCCGGAAAATGCGCAGATATGGCTGCGCGCCCGCGGCGACCTGTCGGTGCAGGAAAAGGACGCCCTGCTGCAACAGGTCGAACGCCGCCTGCTTGGCATGAGCGAGGTCAAGGCACTGTACGCCCGCTCCCTGGCTCAGCCGGACGGCCAGCTCGGGGTCGACGTGATCGGTACCCTGCAGTTCCAGTTCGTCGACTGGCATGAGCGCCGTCCAGCCCGGCAGATTCTCGCCGACATGCGCCAGCGCAGTGCCGACATTCCTGGCGTGGTCCTGGAGTTCCGCGAGCAGGACCAAGGCCCCAGTGGCGGCAAGCCGGTCAAGCTGCAGATCAGCGCCCTCGACCCGGCCAAGGCCGACCAGTTTGTCGATAAGCTGCGCGCCAACATGCTCACCATCGGCGGTTTCAAGGACATCGAAGATGACCGCGCCCTGCCCGGCATCGAGTGGCGGGTCAAGGTCGATCGCGAGGCCGCTGCGCGCTTCGGCGCCGACGTATTGAGCGTCGGTAACGCCGTGCAGATGATCACCAATGGCCTGAAACTGGCGACCTACCGGCCGGAAGACGCCACCGACGAGGTCGACATCCGCGTCCGCCTGCCCGGCAACTGGCGTTCCCTCGACCAGCTGGGCCGCCTGACCCTGAACACGCCAAGTGGTCAGGTGCCGCTGGCGAACTTCGTCACACTCCAACCCGCGCCCAAGGTCGGCACCCTGCACCGGGTCGACGGCAGTCGCACCATCACCCTGCAGGCCGATCTGGCCGACGACGCGCGCCTGGATGAACGCCTGCAAGCCTTGCGCGAAGCCATGGGCGAACTGCCGACGGACATCCAGCTGAAATTCGCCGGTGAGGATGCCGACCAGCGCGAGGCCGCAATCTTCCTGGCCACCGCCTTCGGCGTGGCGATCTTCCTCATGGCCCTGATCCTGGTGACCCAGTTCAACAGCATCTACCAGGCCCTGCTGGTGCTGTCCGCCATCGTCCTGTCCACCGCAGGAGTACTGATGGGCCTGCTGGTCAACGGTCAGTCGTTCGGTATCGTCATGGTAGGCATGGGCCTGATCGCCCTCGCCGGGATCGTGGTCAACAACAACATCATCCTCATCGATACTTATAACCAGCTACGTCGCCAGGGTCTGGAACCACGCGAGGCGGCCCTGGAAACCGGCAGCCTGCGCCTGCGTCCGGTATTGCTGACCGCGGTCACCACCATTCTCGGTTTAATGCCCATGGTGCTGAGCGTTAACGTCGATCTGTTGACGCCAAGCCTGGGCGTAGGCGCGCCCTCGACCCAATGGTGGACCCAGCTGTCCAGCGCCATCGCCGGCGGCCTGAGCTTCGCCACCGTGCTGACTCTGCTGCTGACCCCCTGCCTGCTGGTGCTCGGCTCACGTTTCGAGCGCCGCCCACCGCCGCTGGAAACCTACGACGACGACCTGCTCGATTTACCGGAACACTTGCTCGCACCGCGGCCGGGCAAAGCCCGTCTGCGCAGCGACTAGCCGCAACCAAAAGGAGCAATGGATGGACATCCGTGACATCCCCTTCGGCGTCACCGACTGGGAGCAGATCGAGCGCAGCGAACATGCCGGCACAACCGGCAGCGCCTACTGGCGCACCCAGCTGTTCGGCTCGCTGCGCGTGCGCATGGTCGACTACACGCCAGGCTACCTGGCCGACCACTGGTGCCAGAAGGGCCATATCCTGCTGTGTCTGGAAGGCGAGCTGCACACCGAACTGGCAGACGGCCGGCGCTTCGTCATGACCGCGGGCATGAGCTATCAGGTCGCCGACCAGGCCGAAGCGCACCGCTCCTCGACGACCACCGGCGCACGCCTGTTTATCGTCGACTGACTCGCGCCGACGCCACCAGACCGCAACGTGCGCACGGCACATCCTATTCGGCCCGACGGGTGATCGCGGCATCGTCGGCGCAGCTGCGCCAGGCCGACAGGTATTTAGGAAAGTTTTAGGGATTACATAGGGTCTATTTCGCAATGGCCCGGCGCGGCACGCTCTAGCATGGAGCTCCTCCAAACACCCCAAAGGAGTACCCCGATGAGTCCCGTTTCGCGTCGCTGGATCTATGTCGCCATCGTTTATTTCTGCCTGGCCGTCAGCCTGGGCGTGTTCATGGGCACCAGCGGTGATCACCGCCTGATGAGCGTGCATGCCCACCTGAACCTGCTCGGTTGGGTAAGCCTGACCCTGGTCGGGATTATCTACCACTACTTCCCCAAGGCCGCCGCCAGCCGCCTGGCCAGCCTGCAGTTCTGGCTGCACAACCTGTGCCTGCCGGTAATGATGGTGGCGCTGACCCTGGTGATCAACGGCAAGTCGCAGGCTGGACCGGTGCTTGGTGGCGCCGCAGTGGTGATGTTGCTGGCGGTGCTGCTGTTCGCCGGCAATGTCCTCTGGCGCCGCGCCTGATCAGCGGGCAGCGATCTGCTGCAGCAGTACCGGGCGTTTGAGCAGCAGGCGCAGACGCCCACGCCCGATCTTCTCCAGCAGGATGTCGTGACTGCGTTCCGCCAGCCGGCGCTGCAGCAGAATCAGCCGCGCCTCGAGGTTGTCGTCGAGCTCCGGCAGCTTCAACGCCGGATCGATACGCAGTTCGCGGTTGCTGAACTCGCTGCGCTGCTCCTCGACATGCAGGCTCAGCAGGCGCCAGAAGATGGCGCCAGCCACGCCCTTGATCAGGTAGTCCTCACCGAGGAACACGCTGCTGTTGGCCAGGTAGTAGCGCACCGTCAGCGGCGCTCCCGGCAAGGGTGGCGCGAGCGGCAGCGCGGCGCCCTCCTCGCCTGGGCAATCGGCCACCTGCTGCAGCGCCAGGATCGAGGCGCCGAGCAGGCTGGCCAGGCTCATCAGGCTGTCTTCCTCGTCGTAGCCGAAACGGTGTGGTTCGGCGCTTTCGACATGCAGCACGCCGAGCAGGCGCCCGGCAGCGAGGATCGGCACCGACAGCTGGCTATGCGGTTCGGCCAACCCGGGAAAGGCGATCTCGGTCTCCAGCCGGTTGCCAAGCCCGGCCGCAGCCAGGTGCTCGTGAATGGCCCGGCTGTAGGCGTATTCCGAGGCCAAATGGGCGATGCGAATCGGCGTGCGGAATTGCGCCGCCACGCCGATGATGCCGCGTCCCAGGGGAAACTCCGAGCCGACCCCCGACAGCGGGTAGCCGTGGCTGGCCACGGTGTAGAGTTTCTGCCCCTGGCTATCGAGTAGTAAAACCATGGCCTGCGCTATCTCGAGCTGGCTGGCCAAGCCCTCCAGGCACTGCTCCAGCAGGCTGGCCAGATCGCTGCAACCGGACAGGCGCTGGCTCAGCTGGCGCAAGCGGGCGATGTGGCAAGGCGCGCACTGCGCTGGCGGCACCTCGACGCCAGGCACATGCTCGACATCCAGCACCTGATAGACATCCGCGCCACGCAGGCGGAACACCTCGCTCATCCCCGCATTCGAGGCGATTCCAGCGAGCTTGGCCTTCATGCTCTCGAACAGCGGACCCTCGACTTCGGTGCGCCGGTAGAGCAGCGCCAAGCGGTAGCGCGCGCTGGTCTGCGGATGCAGGAGGAAGACCGTGACCTGCGGATTGACCAGGATGTTCTCGCGAGTCTTGTTGAAAAACTGGAAGGACAGCGCGACATGGCTGGCGTCCACGTAGTGCACCTGGGAGACCAGGGTGACGTTGGGTGTGCCGTCCGCCCCGCAGGTGGCGACCGTCGCCGGCACCGCGCCCTCCAGGCAGGGCCGAATGGCATCCAGACTCCGGCCGGACTTCATCACCCCTGCTCCAGGCGCGAGCCGGCATTGGGCCCGGGAGTTTGCTCGAACAGGTCGCTCAGGGTGAAACACAGCGCCCGCAACTGCTGCGCCTGGAACTCGTGGGTGGCGCGCGCGAAGGGCAAGGCGTAGCCCAAGGGCAGTAAATCCTCGGCAAACGCATCACGGTGACGCGCCGCCAACGCGGCATCGCCCGGCGCCAGCGCTACCTGACAGGCATCGCGACCCTTGAGCTGCAAGGTGCGGTGGCTGCTGGGCAGACAGAAGACGACGGCCAGTGCCTTGCTCGCCTCGACGTCCTCCAGCAACTGACCCGCCTGCGCAGCGTCGACCAGGACCGTAATCTGCTGCCGGTCCGTCGCCACCCGGCAACCCACCACCTTGCTCACCGAGGGCACCCGGCGCACATCGCGCGAAGCCGCACTGATGGATACGCCGCTCTCGATAAAGCGGACTTGCTCGTCGTTCAGGGTGGCGCCGGACATGTTGTTCAACCCTCGCTGACAAGAAGCTAATCCTGCGCATCCTTGCCCGGCTGAAAACCCGAAATCCCCAGGCCGCCGGGGCAGTTCGCCGATAGCACGCCCCCGATTGCATCCGGGCTACTAACGGAGGATCGGCTGAAATGTCGGACCACAGCAGGCCGGCGCCTACACCATCTGCAGAGACTGTTTGCAGGTCGGCGCCGGGTAAGCGGCATCGATCAGGGCCAGGTCTGCGCCACTCAGTTGCAAGGACGCCGCGGCGGCGTTCAAGCGCAGATGCGCCGGCTCGACCGCCTTGGGGATGGCAATCACCCCCGGCTGGCGCAACAGCCAGGCCAGCGCGACCTGCGCCGGGGTGACGCCGTGCGTCTCGGCCACCTGGCGCAACGCCGGATGGCGCAGCAGTTGCCCAGCCTGACCCAGCGGGCAGTAGGCCATCAGCGGCATGCCCTGGCGTTGTTGCCAGGGCAGCAGGTCGAACTCGATGCCGCGCGCCTCGGGGTTGTACAGCACCTGGTTGGTGGCGCAGCCAGCGACGCCCAGATTGTGCAATTCCTGCAAATCGTCCAGGTCGAAGTTGGACACGCCCCAACTGCCGATCTTGCCCTCCTCGCGCAGACGCTCGAAGGCCTCGACGGTTTCCGCCAGCGGGTACTGACCACGCCAGTGCAACAGATAGAGGTCGATCCGCTCGGTTCTCAGCCGTTTCAGGCTACGCACGCAAGCCTGCGCCATACCTTGGCGGCTGGCGTTGTGCGGATAGACCTTGCTGAGCAGAAATACCTGCTCGCGCAAGCCCGCAAGCGCCTCGCCCACCACCAGTTCGGCGCCGCCTTCGCCGTACATCTCGGCCGTGTCGATCAGGCGCAGGCCCAACTCGATGCCCTCGCGCAGCGCCGCCACTTCCGCGCGCCGCTGGCTGGCCACCTCGCCCATGTGCCAGGTGCCCTGTCCGATCACCGGCACCGACACACCGGCCAGTTCAAGCGTACCCATC encodes:
- a CDS encoding efflux RND transporter permease subunit, which translates into the protein MHALIAAALDRSRTSLLLLAFLIIGGLAAYVAIPKEANPDVSIPIIYVSVALEGISPEDAERLLVRPLEQELRSLEAVKEMRSIANEGRASVTLEFDAGFDAKAALVDVREKVDTARSKLPEEADEPIVTEVNVALFPVLSIGLSGPIAEAQLVYVARQLKENIEGIAEVLSVEIGGDREDLLEIVVDPQVLDSYGIDYTELFSLVSRNNRLVAAGSLDTGAGRMSMKVPGVIEDLQDVLSMPIKVVGDSVVTFGDVATIHRTFKDPTGFARINGQPAIVLEVAKRSGANIIATIEQVKLLMAQAQPLLPESLHVSYIMDQSQQVESLLGDLLNNVMTAIVLVLILVIASMGLRSALLVGLTIPGAFLTGILLIWTLGFTLNIVVLFSLILVAGMLVDGAIVVSELADRNLHQGQNPRQAWANAATRMAWPVIASTATTLVVFLPLLFWPGVVGQFMKYLPATVIVCLLASLAMALVFLPVLGAVTGGRPQPLPSTPSRGAQAYRKLLDKLLHRPGLTLLGILALVALIYVGYGRFNHGVEFFPEVEPENAQIWLRARGDLSVQEKDALLQQVERRLLGMSEVKALYARSLAQPDGQLGVDVIGTLQFQFVDWHERRPARQILADMRQRSADIPGVVLEFREQDQGPSGGKPVKLQISALDPAKADQFVDKLRANMLTIGGFKDIEDDRALPGIEWRVKVDREAAARFGADVLSVGNAVQMITNGLKLATYRPEDATDEVDIRVRLPGNWRSLDQLGRLTLNTPSGQVPLANFVTLQPAPKVGTLHRVDGSRTITLQADLADDARLDERLQALREAMGELPTDIQLKFAGEDADQREAAIFLATAFGVAIFLMALILVTQFNSIYQALLVLSAIVLSTAGVLMGLLVNGQSFGIVMVGMGLIALAGIVVNNNIILIDTYNQLRRQGLEPREAALETGSLRLRPVLLTAVTTILGLMPMVLSVNVDLLTPSLGVGAPSTQWWTQLSSAIAGGLSFATVLTLLLTPCLLVLGSRFERRPPPLETYDDDLLDLPEHLLAPRPGKARLRSD
- a CDS encoding DHCW motif cupin fold protein, with the translated sequence MDIRDIPFGVTDWEQIERSEHAGTTGSAYWRTQLFGSLRVRMVDYTPGYLADHWCQKGHILLCLEGELHTELADGRRFVMTAGMSYQVADQAEAHRSSTTTGARLFIVD
- a CDS encoding GAF domain-containing protein translates to MKSGRSLDAIRPCLEGAVPATVATCGADGTPNVTLVSQVHYVDASHVALSFQFFNKTRENILVNPQVTVFLLHPQTSARYRLALLYRRTEVEGPLFESMKAKLAGIASNAGMSEVFRLRGADVYQVLDVEHVPGVEVPPAQCAPCHIARLRQLSQRLSGCSDLASLLEQCLEGLASQLEIAQAMVLLLDSQGQKLYTVASHGYPLSGVGSEFPLGRGIIGVAAQFRTPIRIAHLASEYAYSRAIHEHLAAAGLGNRLETEIAFPGLAEPHSQLSVPILAAGRLLGVLHVESAEPHRFGYDEEDSLMSLASLLGASILALQQVADCPGEEGAALPLAPPLPGAPLTVRYYLANSSVFLGEDYLIKGVAGAIFWRLLSLHVEEQRSEFSNRELRIDPALKLPELDDNLEARLILLQRRLAERSHDILLEKIGRGRLRLLLKRPVLLQQIAAR
- a CDS encoding aldo/keto reductase, translating into MGTLELAGVSVPVIGQGTWHMGEVASQRRAEVAALREGIELGLRLIDTAEMYGEGGAELVVGEALAGLREQVFLLSKVYPHNASRQGMAQACVRSLKRLRTERIDLYLLHWRGQYPLAETVEAFERLREEGKIGSWGVSNFDLDDLQELHNLGVAGCATNQVLYNPEARGIEFDLLPWQQRQGMPLMAYCPLGQAGQLLRHPALRQVAETHGVTPAQVALAWLLRQPGVIAIPKAVEPAHLRLNAAAASLQLSGADLALIDAAYPAPTCKQSLQMV